The Glycine soja cultivar W05 chromosome 15, ASM419377v2, whole genome shotgun sequence region GCAAGAAGGAGCCATCAAGAGGGATAGAGCAATGGCATACTCTCTCTCCACACAGGTAAGGAAGTTGAGAACATACTATGTGGTATACTTTTTCGTTTATTTGGTaagatttatttgttaaaattattattgccAAATTCATATGGTTCAAATATCTTTGTTTGCTTAAAGCAGTCAAGACTGTGTGCTAGTCCAAACCCAAAAGCCACTAAGGCAATGACTCCTCTCAAGAATAACAACCTAAGCAATAAGAGCTTAGGATATAGCTTGTTGGAACGCTGGATGGAAGCCAAGCCATGGGAGAGTCCAATCTCAAGGAAGAGTGAAGGCCTTGTTCCTGCTTTTCAATCAAGAAGGAATGGTATGACAACTAGGGTTTCTGTTAAGCCTATTATAACCAGTCAATCCACTTCATCATCTTCGGCCATAAGCTCTGAGTACATGTGTGATGATAATAGCCCTGTGTCAACATCTTATACATCTGGATCTCCATCTTTGCCATCCACCCACACTGCTTTGGTGGAAGCAACAGAGGAAAGAGATGCTCATCAACCAAGCTACATGAGTCTGACAGAATCAACTAAGGCTAAACTGAGAGCTTGCAGGAGTTCTTCACAGAATTCAAAGAGACTTGTTATGGAGGACAGTGTGTCTCACAGCACAACAACAGGCCTTATGAATGGAGATACTAGAAGCTGTTCTGATTCTGATCCTTCAGTTAACTTGTGGAAGGATTCTTGTGCAACAACTCTAAGGGCAAGTTATCAAAAACGACAAATTAGGATATGAGTTTCTGTAACAGTGGCAGATGTTGTTTACTTTCAATGAGTTCAACAGCTTGTTGTCCGTTGTCACCTTCACAAATTAGGGATGAGTTTTCTGTAACAGTGGCAGATGTGCAAGTTAGGATAGAGGGGCTAATTGACAGTGTAGATAATATAAgtggttttgttttgttttgtgtgaaGAATGAAATAGCAAAATAAGTACACTACTTCAATCTGTATGGTGCTTTGTGCACTAATATATGCTTTATGTATGAATTATCTAAACTCTTGAGTAGAAATCGAGCTTAAGATGAGATAatattattcacttattttgGAAGCTATCGATGCATTGTTTTTGTTCCCTCATTGTAGTTATGGTGCTCTTTCACTCAATAAGCTAGACTTTTGGGTTACACACTTCTTATGGGCTTTACTCATGAGTGTTGTGTGATCTACACTTGAGTCTTGTCCACGAAAAATCCATTGAACTAATGCATCTGTGCATGTGCCAGCATCTGCCACATCCATGATTGCATTATCTAACTAAAGATTATTTTTCCGTGATATGTACAATTAACCTTGAAAAGCCTCTGTTCACTCTCCGGTTGTTCAATAACAGAAAATAATGCTAATAAAATTCAACTATTCTTCTAATTCCCCTTCGTGGAATTGACTGtttttgtccaaataaataaggACTACATGTTGCAACCTGTAACATTGTGTCAGTAACAAGTTTGGTTGCTGGGCTTCAATTGGGAACCAATGCACATTATAACATACTATCATGCTTTGGCTGCTGGGCTTCAATTGGGAAccttttttaagatatttttttcaaaagttttcataagaatttttaaaaaaaaaaatcttatttcaaAATAAGCTAATTTAAACCCACACCTGTTATCTTGAGTCCAAGTGTCATAAATAGTAGTATCTTTGTTAGTCTGgcttattaatattttcaattcaatctatcataaaaatcatgttcttttattagttgtggaccaaaataaaaatcatgtttgttttttatgcCTGAGTGGCTCCATCACCCAACTTTTGTTGTCCATTATGTAAGTTGAACCCAAAACTTCTGAGCAGTAAGAAGGATGCAAAAAACATCAATTCAAGATTAGAGATGTGTAAGCTTTATTTGAAAAAGTTTATCTCCACTTAAGCAACAAGAATAATTTAATAGCTAGTTTAAATCACGTGGtccaatttataataatatgtaATGTTGCAACATTTAGTATGGTCCAGTTCCAGTCAATCATGCTTTTGCCTTAAGGACCACAGTTATCACctcacaattgaagtatttgtgCATTATTTAACCGGTATgcatcaaactaaaaaaaaattgatagacACATAATACTAATGAAACATTTTGAGTTCCAAATGGACCAAACGATGAAATGGTTCAAAGGTCAATTTCAGAAGCATGGAGGTATACTGATAAGGCCATAGAGAGTATCTCCAATCCAAACCATATTAGTTTTACTTGTCTATACTGCATGGCCTACGTGAGAATATGCGCTAACAAAGGCAAAAAATCAGGATGCCAccaaaagttgtaaaaaaaattgaatgtcaTTTGATAGGATTCTCAAGTGAGggatgctttcttcaatttggaGTAAGTGTGCAAACTTCCTTTCATGGGGGATTGCCATGAATAGAAGGAAGACGAAGTGGGGGCAGTGGGGCCCTATAGGTTGCCTATTTTCTTGGATATCCCTTTTTCTGTAGGGCATTTCTAGTCTTGTTTCCTTGCTTTATAAAGAATATAAcgtctcttctcttttttctttctttttttttcctattatttactctGACCATACCGATAAATACTAATGTGGCCCTTTAGCTGTATGCATCAGTTCCAATTATTGATTGACTcatgaaatttcaaatttaagccTATTCATTGTTTAAGCATTGCGCTTTGTGAAGCACTGCAGTATTTCCCCTCAAGACTTTCTTGCAAGCATATAAGAGTTAATTAATACGCTCATTCGTGAGTTCAATATCGGTTTAACTCTTAATCATTTATAGAAGTACACTTACAGTTTATACAAGAATTATAGTTTTGCTGTCTGAAATATATGTGGTTATTTACCATGGTGGCAAAGGAGGTTTGAAGATAACTTTAGGTGAGGCATATGCTACTTTTCTTTATTTAGATTCTCATTGTATTTCAAGGGACAAGGCATCTTGATTTCTTTCCTTGTATCACGAAAATTCCCCACACTCTCGAGAGGGGGAAAAGCAAAGAATAAGAGGAGGAAACCAGCATTTGACTGAAAATGACCCATACCAAAACCAATCTGAAATCAATAGAGGACAAAGAATTACATGGCATTCTTTCATGTACTTGTTTTGATATCTCTGTGAGTCAggataacaaaaacaaaagactctGACAACAAGAGTCCCTTGATGACTCAACAGTAAAGCAAAAGAGCCCAGTAGTATTAAATGTTGCATGTGCAGCAATTAATTAGGAATCTTGTTTTAACTAGCTGTTTCTTCCATCATAAGCTTGGCATGCTCCTACCTTTTTCTCTCAGAAGCAACAAATTATAGCAACTCCATGAAGCCTGTTTCACAGCAAGAAAGATATTTGTTCTTAGCTTTTAGTTTTACTAGATATGGCATACTTCAAAGGGCTACGTGCCAACTGTAATTAAGATGACCCTAAAGccaaattgattgtgttttctgtTGAAAGTTCAAAAAGATTACTTTATCTAGCATACTTCTgcataactaattaattacatcaacttataattaattagaaattgctGAAGGGTTACATTTTATGAAGTTAATATGCAGATGAGAATAATTAAAACCTGGGAAGGACATGGAATGGTCAAACAGAATGAGTATGCAACAATAATAGCCAAACATTCACATGAAAATAAGGTTGCTTTTCTGCTTCACATTTTTCCCACCCTCATTCCAATTGTAAAATACTCTTGCTTTAGCATAGGTCTTTCAAGTATGTATTTAACAAGTATATATCACCCAATAACATATACGAGAAAACAAacctcaaaaaagaaaaatgagacgTGTAAATTTAACAATATATTATCACAAGCTGGTCCAGTTAATCAATAATTCATTTAGGTGATCCCATCCAGAAAAGATCAATTAGATGAcccaattatatatttatagtacTACTTTACACGGAATCCAGAAACAGGATGTAAAAGCATACTTTTGCCCAGCTGCTTTTAGTCCATCGATCGAAATGAAATGCGTACACAAAGTGGCCGGCAATTATATTCTTCACGTTGTCCCCATTGGCCTCTTTCCAGTGCCTAGCATTTTCTGGATACAAATCAGAGAAACatgttctttgacattttttaccATTCTTTATTCATAATCAGGCAAccattatttattcataattagaaaattttcaTCTAAAACTCGTTAAATCATTCGGAAATCAAACCATTAGAGTTGGCCTAGGAGGTGGGGTTGCAGGGATCTGGATAGTATGTAAGAGGTCACAAATtcagacttaaatatgtttttacttttttggaaGTTAGATTTTTGgttcttataaatttatttttctaattctagTCTATTTAagcttgtgtttttttaattttaattttagtataatattttattcaattttagtttctgatttttttaaaaaaattgttcatgtAAGTATGAACTTAtgagaattataaataaaaaaaaattataatcttatagagattaaaattgaataaatataaacttgtatataaggattaaaaataaggaaaatatcttactagataaaaattaaaaaaaataattaacttacaagaactaaaattaaaaaaaaaacatacgggactaaaaatataaaaaatactatcttACAAAAACCAAAACATATTTGAGCCCAAATTCTAATTTCAATGTCATCATtggggaaaaaaatgaaataagctcagaaatcatatataattttttctagaTCTCTAAAATAATTGtgatatttttatacaaaagataAGG contains the following coding sequences:
- the LOC114386300 gene encoding protein IQ-DOMAIN 1-like isoform X2; translated protein: MGASGRWFKSLLPFRKTSTSTTDQDKGGDNKSKKKWKLWRASSEGSMKKVGGGGGGAAAASDSSLTYAVAVMVPKDFKLIKQEWAAIRIQAVFRAFLARRALRALRAVVRLQAIFRGRLVRKQAAVTLRCMQALVRVQARVRARNVRNSPEGKAVQKLLDEHRNQADPFNQIEQGWCDIPGTVDEVKAKLQMRQEGAIKRDRAMAYSLSTQSRLCASPNPKATKAMTPLKNNNLSNKSLGYSLLERWMEAKPWESPISRKSEGLVPAFQSRRNGMTTRVSVKPIITSQSTSSSSAISSEYMCDDNSPVSTSYTSGSPSLPSTHTALVEATEERDAHQPSYMSLTESTKAKLRACRSSSQNSKRLVMEDSVSHSTTTGLMNGDTRSCSDSDPSVNLWKDSCATTLRASYQKRQIRI
- the LOC114386300 gene encoding protein IQ-DOMAIN 1-like isoform X1 translates to MGASGRWFKSLLPFRKTSTSTTDQDKGGDNKSKKKWKLWRASSEGSMKKVGGGGGGAAAASDSSLTYAVAVMVPKDFKLIKQEWAAIRIQAVFRAFLARRALRALRAVVRLQAIFRGRLVRKQAAVTLRCMQALVRVQARVRARNVRNSPEGKAVQKLLDEHRNQADPFNQIEQGWCDIPGTVDEVKAKLQMRQEGAIKRDRAMAYSLSTQQSRLCASPNPKATKAMTPLKNNNLSNKSLGYSLLERWMEAKPWESPISRKSEGLVPAFQSRRNGMTTRVSVKPIITSQSTSSSSAISSEYMCDDNSPVSTSYTSGSPSLPSTHTALVEATEERDAHQPSYMSLTESTKAKLRACRSSSQNSKRLVMEDSVSHSTTTGLMNGDTRSCSDSDPSVNLWKDSCATTLRASYQKRQIRI